Proteins from a genomic interval of Corynebacterium freiburgense:
- the galE gene encoding UDP-glucose 4-epimerase GalE: MKVLVTGGAGFIGSTVISRLLDNGHDAVIIDNFSTGRREFTEGRTTYEGDFADRTLLDKVFDEHPDIDAVLHCAALIVVPDSVTDPINYYRNNVSKTLELMDYLNERGCHRMLFSGSASIYALTEDFTVDEDCPFDPMSPYARTKAVLEGMMSDVASATDLHIISLRYFNPIGADPQMRTGLQLKSPSHALGKLIEARETGTPFNITGVDWPTRDGSGIRDYIHVWDLAEAHVKALEKFDEVLGEQHYLPINLGTGQGTTVRELVAAFDAVTGETLETVDAPPRPGDAAGVYTRSTRAKELLGWEAKHTIAEGISDTLKWFEVRGSILKGF; the protein is encoded by the coding sequence ATGAAGGTTCTTGTTACAGGTGGGGCTGGCTTTATTGGCAGCACCGTTATTTCTCGACTTTTAGATAATGGGCATGACGCCGTTATTATTGACAATTTCAGCACCGGTCGCCGCGAATTTACCGAAGGTCGGACCACCTATGAAGGTGATTTTGCCGACCGCACACTCCTCGACAAAGTGTTTGATGAGCATCCCGATATCGATGCCGTTCTGCACTGTGCCGCACTGATTGTTGTTCCAGATTCGGTAACCGACCCCATTAACTACTACCGAAATAATGTTTCCAAAACCCTTGAGCTTATGGATTACCTTAATGAGCGCGGCTGTCACCGCATGCTGTTTTCCGGATCCGCATCAATCTACGCCCTTACCGAGGATTTCACCGTAGACGAAGACTGCCCCTTCGACCCCATGAGCCCCTATGCCCGTACTAAAGCAGTACTTGAAGGCATGATGTCCGATGTAGCATCCGCAACTGATCTACATATTATTTCCCTGCGCTACTTCAATCCCATCGGCGCCGACCCCCAGATGCGCACCGGTCTCCAACTCAAATCACCTTCCCACGCACTCGGCAAATTGATTGAGGCCCGCGAAACTGGAACACCCTTCAATATCACCGGTGTAGATTGGCCAACACGCGACGGCTCTGGCATTCGCGACTATATTCACGTTTGGGACCTGGCCGAAGCACACGTCAAGGCACTAGAAAAATTTGATGAAGTGCTTGGCGAGCAACACTACCTACCAATCAACCTCGGCACAGGTCAAGGCACAACGGTACGCGAACTGGTTGCAGCTTTCGACGCCGTGACCGGCGAAACCCTAGAAACTGTCGACGCCCCACCACGCCCAGGTGACGCGGCTGGCGTATACACCCGAAGCACCCGGGCAAAAGAACTCTTAGGCTGGGAAGCAAAACACACAATTGCTGAAGGGATCTCTGACACCCTGAAGTGGTTTGAAGTACGAGGCAGCATCCTAAAAGGCTTCTAG